The Populus trichocarpa isolate Nisqually-1 chromosome 18, P.trichocarpa_v4.1, whole genome shotgun sequence genomic interval tttgtaatatttttttccaaaattatctttatcgattttatttttttaatattaagttggttagaatttaactttgtaataaagcttaatcatgtggggaaagcactgtagctttcctcacaaaacattgtggattgctacagtgtctctccacatggttttttttcttatgatttttttaaaattatctttgtcaattttatttttttaatattgagttggttgagaattacaattacaagtcattacaaataaagttaaatcatgtggggaagcattgtagctttcatcacaaaagactgtgaattgctacagtgtttccaacatggttttttttctctttttttgtttttttttgttattttgttttttaaaattgtctctatcgagttgattttttttaatattgagttgattaaaaatttagctttgtaatttttttctttaaaacactgtgaattgttgcagtgtttttccctatgatttttttatgattttttctaaaattatctttgtcgattttttttaatattgagttagttaagaattataattacaataaagctaaatcatatggggaaagcgttgtagtttttctcacaaaacactgtggattgctacaatatttctctaaatggccttttattttattttattggggaaaacaTTGTAGTTTTCTCAtgaaacattgtcaattgctacaacgtttttcctcatgggtttttttccttccaaaattatctttgttggtttttttttttaatattaagttggtagaaaatttagctttgtaattttttttgctttttattaacagaaaagctaaatcatgtggcgaaagcactgtatctttcttcacaaaacactgtggattgctacaaatcattttattcagtctctaagtttttgatcaccaacacaacttttttttccgtcatgaaatattggctccatcatacctttagcttctattacttatctagcgctggttcacaattataatactataaagtacatttgttttataagcccgtgGCAGCGCACAAGCATGTCATCTCGTAGTTATTAGATCTGATTAGAAGTCCTAGTTAAGAAGCTGGGTTTTGAGTTACATGGGTTACTTTGAGTCAACTCGGATTAATCcagaaaaatttttaaaaaaatatttgaagttttaatattttatatgaaaaaaattacaaaataatctatgtaaatataggttatacatGTTATAAGTAATggagtttaaaagattattttaaaaggtttttttatcctatattgaaaagatattatgttagtacgttatccttttaagttgaagtatttaaactaaaaatattttttattccacattgaaaaaatataatttttttcttgtgaacatagagtatatatattaaaaggctttaaatcccacattgaaaaaataaaatattcttttagtaTTTACATAGTGAATTTCGAAAagggttaataaccaactaaaaaatatataaaaaaagaggtctTTGATTAGGagaaaacacatttgaaaaaaaaaaggatctcaACCGGGTTTTTTCAGGTCGCCCAGGTTATAAGGTCAACCCGGTTTTACCGGGTTTTTACTCATCCTGgtcttttatcttatttataccAGTCCAGCCATCGCATCGACTGAATCCGGAATCAACCTGCCTGGCATGTCCGGAATTAATAAAATGGTTATCTGGGAAAGGAGTAAGATCAAAATAATGGGAAgcgcaaattaaaataaacttcgAAGTGCTAATTCGTTGGCCTGTAGAAGTATTAATTTTGTCTGGTATAGAACGTATTGCTAGCTCTGTAACTATTGCATGCTCAAATTCATAAGCCCACTGCGACACAAAACTCATACTGTTGAACGAGCCTTCTTCTTGTTACAAGAAGAAGATAACGCGGGTGTGAAAGTAGAGTAGAAGCAATTAAGCAGAGCTCAATACAATGTCGCATGAAACACAGCAATTAtgcaaaactcattttttaattttaggtaATTGACATAAAACACTCAAgagttggataaaaataaacaccatTAAAATGTCGCATTAGTCAttctcaaaaaatcaaatactgGGAATAACAAAATGATAGTGAATTTAGCAGTACCCTTAGTTTCATAGTTTTGGGACAATGGAGCTTACAAACACAGCATTACTTTGTTTATCGTCAGCTATATGTATCTCCACCATAACAAATGAAGCAGATGCAACATTTCATTATTAGAACAAGTAGCAAGTTAAACCATTCAAAATTGATCCTAGAACAAATGTTATCATGGGAACAAACTGAAACAGTACATAAAACTCACTCCACGCATATTGCTTCAAGCAACTTCTCACAATCATCGCTCACTTCCACATTCTCCATCTTCAATCGGCGACGCATCATCTGGCTTTTCCTTCCAGCCACTGCATAAGTTCTAATCAATGACTCAAATACCTCCACTGCTACATCATCTACAGCCTTCTTCAAAATCTCAATAAGACCTTCTGCACCATCCACATCTTTCTGCTGCTCAAAATGTGCCATCAAAGACCCTACAATCACAGGTGATGGAACCCACTTCTGACCATTCCCTCTACCAGTAGATACCGCTTTAGCTAAACAATCAACTGCCACTTTGATATCctcatttttcaaataataatctaaaaatatttccCAGGTTTTAGCATTAGGTTTGGCTCCTCTCCTGCAGGCCCTCTCCTTGAGCTCCTCTGCCTTATCTAGCATGCCTTCCTTGGCATATGCACTTATGAGAACATTTGCGACCCTGATATCATAAGTTGAGCACCCAGATTCCCATTCCCTGAAGCACTTCTCTGCACCAGGTACATCCTTCAAGTTAACCAGCACTTGAATCATATTTAGATAGCTTATATTTGCAGTTTTAGGAAAAGCCAGCCTCAAAGAACGCCATATTCGATAAACTTCAAGCAAGTTTCCTGTTCGGCCATACAAAGTAATGAGGAACTGAAAGGCAGAAAGGTCTTTGTTTGCATTTCTCTTCTCCAGTTCTTTAAGTGCTGTTTCCGCCTTCTCAAAATAGCCAGCGTCAACATAAATCGAGGCTAAGTTGCTATATGTTGTCCAATCGGCAGCAACTCGGCCATCCCTCTTCATCTCCTCCATTACTCTTTCAACACCAGAAATATCATTTACAGCTGCCAGAGCCCTCATCCAGACATTGTATGTGTAAGAATCTGGCATGACATTGTTAGCCTTCATTTCTTGTATAATTTCTGGGACCCTTTCAGGCTGACCCACTTTTGTGTAGAGAGTCATAAAGCTATTGTAAGACATGGAGCTTAAACCAAGATTGAGCTCCTTCATCTTTTCAATGAGAGCTTCAGCTTCTTCAGTCATCAATTCTTTACAGTAACAGTTGAGAAGAGCTCCATATGTTAGAAGGTTCTTGGATGTTTCGGGTAGATCAATGAAGTAATTTTCTGCAGCAGGTATGCCTCGAGTTTTGGCAACAAGATCAAGATGTATAGCTTGCTCACTCACAGTTTTATTCATACCCCTCTTAGACATAGTTTCTGATAGCTGTGAAACAATGAAATAATGCTATACATTATGCATGGtatgattgaaaatttttaagcAAATACATGATTATGACATAAGAGGGTGACGGAAAAGAACGAAGCAAAATACAAAGTAACCATAATATACATTAACCCTGGAAACATTAAGAGCCAAAAAAATAAGGTACAACAGTTTTTAATACGGGGATTCAGAACATACCACTAGTTTGAGACAAATGGTCATAGATTAACTGTAAggcacaaaataaaattttaaaaaatggactTAAATGTTCATAAAATTTGACATGTTTCAACTTCTAGATTCAGACAATCATATCACATAAGCATTGAAGTTCTAAACCATAGGAGTAAAatgttcattaattttatataatatcacAAACAATTAATTAGAATACAGGAACATGAAATTGAGGATTTGGAGAAGGATACCTTGAGAGCAGGGTGATAAAGATTGCGACTGCGAAGCTTCTTGATGGTGTCGCTTACTTCCCATTTGAAGACAAGCTTGGAGCTCTTGAGGAACTGATTTAACTGTTGTCTCACACTTACCTCTGAGCTGCCTTCTCTGAACAGCCTCACATACAGTGCTTCTTCCAGGTACTTCTTTGATCTTTTGGTCACATTTTTTGTCCGCCCATATAACTGTGGTATCGCCATTCTTTTTCGTGCTTGCCAATAAACGATCGAAAATCACAACCAATCAACTCATATCGATTCAAAATACCATCATTATTAATCCAATGACAACCGTACACAAGTTATTCACATTTAGTTTCCAAAACACAATATGCCGAGGTCCCGGAAAATGTTGAGATTTTTCCAAGTGAATGTCTAAGAATTCCATCTAACCTCTCTCAAAACTTAACAATTCTTTAGCCCACATTAACTCTACGATTCAATCAGATATTCATAAACGGATTCaatgaaaagaatatattaCATATTTACAGTTACCACTCACCTTGAAAGTATGCCCCCACGTTCAAGCTGAGGCAAGGTCCGAGCACGGCTTGGTTAATAGAATAAAGGACTGCCACAGGCGGATTCCGACAGCAAGAGAACAACCGCCGATGGCTAGGCGAGTGTGAGTTGGTGGAGTTCCGACGTTACGCTCAAAGTTACCGATAATGAATTCTTTGTGGGTGGATGGTTTAGGGTTTAAGCAAACGAAGGGAAGGGaagcttttttatctttttttattatttaggttatattcactttttttcttttctttgaacaAAGAGATGTTTGGCTttgaaatcaagttttttttttaaaaaaaaaatactaacaacAATATACTTTATCATTAGCGTTAACTATATTGGgataagttaatttaaaaatatatataaaaaaattctaaatattgctaatatttttttttagtaaaataaattaaaatatataaagattgatataatttaatttaattaacttaacagattcaaagataacatagaaatcatttaaaatgtaatttgactaaaaatatttatgttaatatttttttaatattaaaacgacAACATATTATATCGATtcaagttaacatgtcaaattcacAAGTTAAATTATGAGACCATGATAtgctcataaaaaataaatcaaaataaattatgaagctcaattcttaatcaactcaatgttgaagaatgaaattataaaaaatcaattaaaaaataaaacatgaccTGAGTTAACCCAGGCTAACTCGCCAAACCCGCAACTAAACTCATGAAActatgataactttataaaaagcaaatcaaaacaaattatgaagttcaattctcaatcaattcaacgttgaatgatgaaattaaaaaaaatctaaaaaacactCAAGTCAACCCGCaacccaggtcatgagaccaagataacctcataaaaaataaatcaaaataaattatgaagcctaatccCTAgtaagctcaatattaaaagatagaattgaaaaaaaaactaaaaaaaaaaaaaacaaagcactaTTCCagtaaatattagtttttttttaacagtaaacattagtttttttttttaatagacaaGGAATTTTATGAATGTAagctttttttttgaaattttaagtaTTGGTATTTTATAACTTGtatggtttttgtttgttgtttataGTTTAATATCCCTTTTATTTTCGCCGAGGAATCCAACATCTCAacatttagaaattttttagaCATACATGTTACACCTAAATAGAAATTGAGATCTAAAGTCCAATCACTTGGAAAATTTTAGGTTTAACATATCATTATACCAAGATAAGGAGTGAGATCTCACATCCTAACACTTAGTGGATTTTATGGTAGTAGATTTTATCTATCCTAGGGGTACCCCTGCTTTTGACTTGACCTGGACAAGTTTAGTTCATTAATAGGTTTGACCCTTATAATCTtgtacttcaattttttttttatgagaatactTGTTGAGGGTCATCCACATGAGTAAGGTTATATACACCCTTATACCTAGGTAAGATAGCCTTTTATATCTATGAGGAATCTTCGCCTTTATACTTGGACAAGGTAGTGTCCCTATAATAAATGAGCcatttttttatacttggaaAAGGTGATTTTTTCTATCTATATATAGTTACCTTTATACTtggacaaaataatttttaatgttcgAGAGTCATTGCCTTTTACCTGGAAATGCTGGTAATTTAATATAGTAAAAAGATTAATACTAGAGGAGAAAGCATGTActttttcattcattcatgGTGCTCAAAATACTTAATGATATAGATATCAAGTCCTTAACCTAAAGatagtatatttttaagtgatttgAATGTCATGCACAAGCTAGGTTTTTTCCAATGGTGTTCAAGAGGTGATAAGTTTTTGcatcaatcaaataaacaattttGTAAAGGTTATCCTATTTcgatgctagtttttttttttttccctcaaggTTTCCTATTACCTCTAGTTTTCTCAAGACTAGATAGTTCCCCAACATAGAAACATTTGTTTCTCACTTTATGATCATTGTACTGAGTTGTCTTTTGTTTATAAATCTTATTATATACTAGAGTCATCAATTGGGTTTCCTCTAATAGGTCTAAATTCATTGTaagttctttttcattatttttactaAAGTAGTTTTGTACCATGTATCTTGGGCACCCAATCTTCATAAGGAACATCTATTTTCTGCTACAAGTCAGGAGAAATGGGGTTTCCCCCATGAAGGTTGTTTGGATGGTTTTATAGGCCCATAAAATCTTATCCAAGAGGTCTATCCATTCTTGTTTTgctttttcaatctttttcttgAGCCTCTTCAGAACTACTCTATTCATGAGTTTTGTTTGTTCATTTGTCTATGGATGAGACATATaggagaatattttttatatttatagtctTTGTTAgtgttcatttattttttgtattgtcaAATTAGGTCTTATTGTCTATAATCAAAACCTTGGATcagataaaataacaaattatgtttttcatatgaagaagtttttttttgtgatattaatTAGGGCTTTAACCTCTATCCATTTTATGAAATACTCTACAACTACTAGAACAAATCATCTTCTTTCATATGCCTTAGAGAATGGtcatattatattcattttttattttattaaaacaaggGTAAAAAAGATGCAAAGACAATCATTCCAGTCGAGGATTGATAACGTAAAAGGACGAACCCTTAGcacttgttatatttttaataaaatccatGACATCTTAGGTAATGGTGGGCTAGTAAAAACCTGCTCGAGTTAGTTAAGCTTTTAGAGCTCTTACACCTATATATATGTCATAAACCCTTTTGTGGATCTATTTTCAACCCATATTGGATCTCGTATATGGatacacaatttaaaaatagtGTAGTTATAGACCTTTGATACAATTGATTATTCACCAATCAATACCATATTGCCTTACCTATAAGGTGAACAACCTTAACCCTATCCATAGATTAGTCTTTAGTTAATTCGTATTTCTTAACGAAAATCCTCCAATCTTtatcttcatctccatagcTGACCTTGATTACACCTACATGCATCTTTTTATTCTCAATACTTGGACTTTTGATGACCTTTATCCACACATATAGGAGAAAATCTATAGGGTTAGCGCTTACtaactttaataaaagattttatcagttatttttctttatcaaaattcTTATAAGAGAGACTGtgttccctttctcttctcaacCAACTAGTAGCCCAAATATCTTTTATTGGTACCTGATCATCAAGGAATCCTTATCTTTAAATTAGCTCTCATACTAATCCATTATCAATTATTAGTCGTCATATACTTTAAAGGGGAATATGTTTAAAACCTTTGCCAACATTAAGCTAGCTAGGAGAGCTTCATACCTTGTGGTATTATTAGATGATACAAActcaaaacataatatatacttAAAGACATATTTTTTAAGGCTAATAAACACAATCTTGTCTCCAAACTAGAACATATTGCATGATACATCCACGAGTGACTCATTAAAGTAGTACTTCACTATGAAGTCCATTATCCTAGATGAGAGATAAATCTATTAAGAGTTGTCACCCTTCTTATGAGTTTTTGTACATCCCTGACTTACAAATAGAGGTGTTATATCTAAGatattttgtatataattgTGGATGACTGCAACAACTATTGCTAGTATATAATTATGATTGATCACAACAGCAGTAGTCACTATGTAAATTATAATTGACCACAACAGTTGAAcctaaaaatgttaaaaataaataaataagctaTAATGATAGAGActagtaaatttatatatgattaGTCGGTCATTTGGACAGAGATTACTGTGATTGATTGATATCATAATCGATCATTTGGATGAGGACTAATATGATTGATTGGTATTATAGTTGGATTTTTGGATGGAGACTATGGATATAAATATGCGACTAATCGAATGTTTGAACGGAAACTAATGTTATTGATTGGTATCATAATTGATTATTTAGACGATGATAATGGACATGGATATGTAAATTAGGTGGTTGTTTAGATGAAAACTACCATGGTTGATTTAGTATTATAGTCGGCTATTTGGATGAATACTGTGAATATAGATACGAGTATTAGTTGCCATCTAGATGAAGACTAATGTAGATAGTTGTGTTAAGGAGGGTGTCCAAGTGTTCTAATGTGTGCCTAGCcgaaaacataattcaaatttatgTTTGGAACCCATATATTTAGTAGCTTTGAAGGCTTCGTTAGAAATTAGAGTTATACCTGCTGCATTTTTCGGTGCCCCAAATGGAACATGCTactttcagtttgttttttttttttttttttacacctgCTGCTGTCCTGCCAAGCTTTATCTTCTAGGTTAAATTAGACAGCAATCCAACTTGACAATGCTTgagaaaaaaacttatgtaATAGAGTTTCCTTATCTAGAATGATAAGTTCTGAGATTATAGATCGTTTATTACAAGGAAAACATAATTCATATTTATGTCTAGAACCCATACGTTTAGTAGCTTTGAAGCCTTTGTTAGAAAATAGACTTTCCATACCTTAGATCGTTGTTTATAGGAAATCCATCATAAAGTCTATTCTTTGTAGCAGCAATTTATTTCAGAAATGGTACTGCAGGCAGATagtgaaaatagaaattattaatgaaatacaACATAGAATATTTAAAACTTCAACACAGCAATGAATTAACATCTATTTATCGCATTTTGCCATGTATTATGTCCCATAGCAAGATCTTTGCAGCTCATACTGGTAAATACCAGCCATAACTTCACCCTACCTTGGATGATTACTACATTCCATCCACTTCCTATTACCAATGAAAAGCTAGACTTGACTCATCAAAAACTTGGCGAATTGATAGACAATTCAAAAGAAATTCAAGGCTACCACACTGCTACTAATACTACTGCTTCTCAGGCTTATCtggttcttcttccttttcaggatcttcctcctcctcctctttctttttctcttcttcttcttcctcgtcTTCTTCAGGAGGATCATATGGCAATGGGGGTGGTATTGGTGTCTTCATAGGGCTAAACTGCGGGAATATATCAGGCCTACTCCCCGGCTTCGGCCTTTCCCACTCCTGCCATGTGAATAAGATGAAGGTAAACCACCAAG includes:
- the LOC7462981 gene encoding pentatricopeptide repeat-containing protein At1g60770, whose translation is MAIPQLYGRTKNVTKRSKKYLEEALYVRLFREGSSEVSVRQQLNQFLKSSKLVFKWEVSDTIKKLRSRNLYHPALKLSETMSKRGMNKTVSEQAIHLDLVAKTRGIPAAENYFIDLPETSKNLLTYGALLNCYCKELMTEEAEALIEKMKELNLGLSSMSYNSFMTLYTKVGQPERVPEIIQEMKANNVMPDSYTYNVWMRALAAVNDISGVERVMEEMKRDGRVAADWTTYSNLASIYVDAGYFEKAETALKELEKRNANKDLSAFQFLITLYGRTGNLLEVYRIWRSLRLAFPKTANISYLNMIQVLVNLKDVPGAEKCFREWESGCSTYDIRVANVLISAYAKEGMLDKAEELKERACRRGAKPNAKTWEIFLDYYLKNEDIKVAVDCLAKAVSTGRGNGQKWVPSPVIVGSLMAHFEQQKDVDGAEGLIEILKKAVDDVAVEVFESLIRTYAVAGRKSQMMRRRLKMENVEVSDDCEKLLEAICVE